Within the Paracoccus everestensis genome, the region CGCCAGCGCCATCGCGGCAACGGTCAGCATCTGTCTCAGCTTCGTCATTCGCATCCCCTCCCAAGGTGCCGGTGACCGGGGGGCGGAACCCTTTGGCCCGCGCGCCCCGCAAGCATCACTTCAACTGGTCTTCGGTGTAATAGCCGGACCCGACCAGCACGTCCTTCCAGTTGTCCTTTGTCACCGGCAGAGGCTCCAGCAGATAGGACGGGACGACCTTGACGCCGTTGTCATAGGTTTCGGTGTCGTTGATCTGCGGCTCGGTCCCCTTCAGGACGGCGTCCACCATGCCCACCGTGACCTTGGCCAGCTCGCGGGTGTCCTTGAAAATGGTCGAATACTGCTCGCCTGCCTCGATGGATTTCACCGACTGCACCTCGGCGTCCTGGCCGGTGACGATGGGCATCTGCATATCGCCCGACCCATAGCCCACGCCCTTGAGCGAGGACAGGATGCCGATGGACAGCCCGTCATAGGGCGACAGCACGCCATGAACCTGCTTGTCGCCATAGTTCGAGGACAGGAGGTTATCCATCCGCGACTGCGCGACCGCCGGATCCCAGCGCAGCGTGCCCACGGTTTCCATGCCCGTCTGGCCCGACCCGATCACGATGGACCCGTCGTCGATCAGCGGCTGCAACACCGACATCGCGCCGTCATAGAAGAAGAAGGCGTTGTTGTCGTCGGGGCTGCCGCCGAACAGTTCGACATTCCAGGGCTTCACGTCGGGGAAGCGTTCCTTCAGGCCATCGACCAGCGTGGTCGCCTGCTGGACGCCCACCTTGAAGTTGTCAAAGGTCGCGTAATAGTCCACGTGTTCCGACCCGCGGATCAGCCGGTCATAGGCGATGACCTTGATGTCGGCGGCGGCGGCGTTTTCCAGCGCGTTCGACAGGGTGGTGCCGTCGATGGCCGCGATCACCAGAACGTTCACGCCCTTGGTGATCATGTTCTCGACCTGGGCCAACTGGTTCGGGATGTCATCCTCGGCATATTGCAGATCGGTGTCATAGCCCGCTTCCTGCAACTGCTTGACCATGTTGTTGCCGTCGTCGATCCAGCGGGCCGAGGATTTCGTCGGCATGGCGATGCCGATGGTTTCGGCCATGGCGCCGGTGGCAAGCCAAGATACCCCGATCGCCAGCGCGACCGCAGCGGTTCTGAACTTCATCTGTATCCTCCCTTGCGCGGCATCGTTGGCTGCGCATCCTCCATAGGTCAGAAAGTTCTAGCGCAGGTCTGTCATAACGGTAAAATGAGAAAACAGCACATCCACATAGCTGAATTGATATGTCATTCCACGCGTTGAAGCCTGCGCAATTGCGCCTGATCCATGAAATCGCCCTGCACAGCCAGTTGCAGATGGCCGCGGAATCGCTGGCCATGACCCAGCCCGCCGCATCCCGGATGCTGGCCGAGGCCGAACGCCGGATCGGCGCGCCCTTGTTCATCCGCCAGCCCAAGGGGATGGAGCCGACCGAGATCGGCACCACCGTGCTGCGCCGCGCCCGCGTTATCCTGCGCGAAATGGCCAGCATCGAGGCCGACGTGCGCGCCCTGCGGGGCGGTTATGCCGGGTCGGTGCGGGTGGGGGCGGTGACGGGACCGGCGGTCAGCTATCTTGTCCGCGCGATCCGCCAGATCAAGGAAGAAAGCCCTGGCGCCGATATCACCGTGGACGTGATGCCGTCGCGCGATCTGCTGATGCAGCTTGGCGCGGGGGAAATGGATTTCGTCCTAGGCCGGATCCTGCCGGAATTCGACAGCGACAGCTTCAACATCCTGCCGATGTCGGATGAAAAGGTGGCATTGATGGCGCGGGCCGATCATCCCCTGGCCCGTGCGCGGCTGGTCACGCTGACCGAACTGGTGGGACAGGAATGGATCATGCAGCAGCGCGGTTCCCCGATCCGGGAAGCGACCTTAGCGGCCTTCGCCAGCGTCGGGCTGTCGGAACCCGACAACATCGTCAACAGCCCCTCGCTTTTGCTGACCATCGCCTATCTGGCGCAGACGGATGCGATCACGCCCGCCTCGCAAGAGGTCGCGGAACTGCTGATCCAGCCGCCGGTCAAGGCCGGGTTCACGATCATACCGACGCCCCAGCCGATCCGGGTGTCGCCCTATTTCCTGCTGGATCTCAAGCGCCGTCCCTTGTCGCCCCTGGCCAAGCGGTTGCGCGATGCGGTGGCGCAGATGTCGCGCAGCCCGATCAGGAACGCGGCCGGGCTGTGACCTGCCTGCGCCGCGCAATTTCCCAGGCGACGGCACCGATGATCGTGACGGCGATGATGATCAGCGCCAGGGCATTGACGGCGGGGGTCAGGCCGGTGCGGACCTTTGTGGCGATGAACACGGTCAGGGGCGTTTCAAAGCCGCGCACGAACAGGGTGGTGTTGTAGTTTTCCACCGATTGCAGGATTGCCAGCCCGCCCGACGCCAGCAGCGCAGGTCGCAGGAAGGGCAGCAGCACCCGGCGGAACACCATCACCCGCGAGGCCCCCAGGCCCAGGGCTGCTTCTTCCTGCGTGCGGTCAAAGCGTTGCAGGCGCGCCATCACCATCAGCATGACATAGCAGATGATGAAGGTCGTCTGCGCCACCACGATCAGGGCGATGCCGCCGCCCACGCCCACCTGCCGCCACAGGATCAGGGTGGAAATCCCGATCACCACCCCCGGCGTCAGCAGGGGCGACACCATCACCGCATAGGCCACGCTGCGCGCCCGCGAGTGCAGCGTGGTCAGCACAAGCGCCGCCGCCGTCCCCACCGGCAACGCCACGGCCACCACCAGCACCGCCACGATGGCCGATGTCCACAACGCCCTCCACATCGCGGCATCGGCCCACATCGCGGAAAACCAGTCCAGCGTCGTGCCCTGCCAAGGGATCACCGTGGGAAAGCGGCTTTCGTTGAAGGCCGCAACGCCCATGATGACCAGCGGCGCGAACAGGTAAAGCACGAAGGCCAGCAGATACAGGACGAACAGCCCGCGAAAGATCCGGTCCGCCGTCATTTCGCCACATCCGTCAGATTGACACGGAACAGCCGCAGCGTGACCAGAACGACCGCCAGGCACAGGACCAGCAGCGTCAGCGCATAGGCCGCGCCCCGGTTCCAGTCGCCGCCCTCGAAGAACCAGTTGTAGATGATCTCGGTGAACCAGCGGCTGCCGGGGCTGCCCAGCAGCGCGGGCGCGACATAGGATCCGGCCGCCAGCATGAAGGTGAAGACGCAGCCCGTGGCGATCCCCGCCTTGGCATGGGGAATGACCACGCGGCGATGGGTCCGCACCGTCGAGGCGCCCAGATCCCGCGCGGCCTCCAGTTGCGATTTGTCCAATGATTCTACGGCGTTATATATCGGCAGCAGCATGAACAGGATATAGGCGTAAACCATCCCCGCCAGCACGCCGCCGTTCCCCTGCCAGCGGATGGGCGCGTCGATCAGCCCGATCCCCTGCAAGACCGCGTTCAGCGGCCCGCGATAGGCCAGCAGGATGAACCAGGCCAGCGTCCGCAACACCTCGTTGATGAAGAACGGGATGATGACCAGCATCAGTGCGATGGACAATTGCCCCACGGTGGCGCGCTGCGCCATCCAGAAGGCCACCGGATAGCAGACGACCAACGTCACCAGGGCCACCAGGGCACTGGCCCAGATGGTCTTGAAGAAGATGGCGCGATGCACGCCCTCGTTGGCGAGGTACAGGAAATTGTCCAGCGACCGGACATCCTGCGGCCCGCCTTGCTGCGCAGGCGGCAGGTTCGGGCGCAAGGCATAGTCGATCATCATCAGGTTCGGCGCCAGCACCATCGCCGCCAGCCAGATCATCACCAGCGACAGGAAGATCGTCGCCAGACCCCCGCCGAAGCGCGCGTAAAGATCACGCATCGGCCAGGACCACGGCGTGTTCCGGGGCGAATGAAAAGCTGGCATCGGTCCCCGGCGCGGGCGCGTCCCCCAGCCGCGTGGACGGCACCGCCGCCGTTAAGGCCGCGCCATCGGAAAACTGGCCGTGGACAAGGGCAAAGGCGCCCTCGAAATCCATGCGGCCTACCCGGGCGCGCAATGTGTTGGCGCCGGCGCCGGGGATCAGCGCCTCGGGCCGGACATAAAGGGTTGCGGCCTGGCCGATGGCAAGGCCCCGGTCAGCCCGCCCGTGCAGCGGACCCAAGGCGGTATCGACACGCGCCATGCCCTCGCCAATGGCGCTGACCCGGCCCGCGATGGCGTTGGTTTCCCCCACGAAGCGGGCGACAAAGGGCGTGGCCGGGTTGTCGTAAAGCTGGCGCGGGGTGGCGACCTGTTGCAGCAAACCGTTGCTCATCACCGCCACACGGTCGGACATGGCCAGCGCCTCGGACTGGTCATGGGTGATATAGATGAAGGTGACGCCCGTGCGTTTCTGCAAGCTGCGCAGTTCCGCCCGCATATGCTGGCGCAGCTTCAAATCCAGGGCGGACAGCGGTTCATCCAGCAGCAGCACGCCCGGTTCAACCGCCAGCGCGCGGGCAATGGCGACACGCTGACGCTGCCCGCCCGACAATTCGCCCGGCATCCGGTCGCCGTATCCCTCCAGCGCGATCAGGCGCAGCAACTCGTCGGCGCACTTGCGGCGTTCAGCCTTGCCGACACCGCGCGCCTCCAACCCGAAGGCGATGTTTTCCCAGACCGGCATCAGCGGAAACAGCGCCAGGGACTGGAAGATCATCGCGGTCGGCCGCTGGTTGGGTCCAAGGCCCCGCATATCGCGCCCGCCGATCAGCACGCGCCCTTCGGTGGGTTCCAGGAATCCGGCGATCATGCGCAGGATGGTGGTCTTGCCGCAGCCCGACGGCCCCAGGATCGAAAAGAACTCGCCCGCCTGAACCTGGAAGGACACGTCGCTGACTGCGCGCGTTGACCCGAAAGTCATCCCGATCCCGTCAAGCTCTACCGAATGCGACATCCATCCCCCGATTTGCTGGTTGGGGACAGGGGCAACCCCCTGTCCCGATCTTTCGTCACGCCGACAGGAAGCGGTCCTGGTATTCGTTGCGCTTTGTCACATACCAGCTTTCCTGGATCGGCCACCACCACAGCTTGTCCAGCGCATCGCCGGGATAAGCGGCGGCGAAGAAGGCCTTGGCCTGATCCGACAACAGATCGGCGGATCCCACGGCGGTCGAGTTGATCGAGGTCGCGTTGGTGTACATCGCCCCCGCCTCGGGTGTCAGGAACCAGTTGATGAAGGCATAGGCCGCATCCAGGTTCGCAGCGCCCGCAGGGATCGACAGCCCCTCCATCCAGGCCAGCGCGCCTTCCTTGGGCGCGACAAAGCCCACCGGCATCCCTTCCTTGGCCAGGGCGGCGGCCGTCGAGTCCCAGGTCTGGCCAATGGCCGCGCCGTTCACGCGGAAGGCGCCCTGGGCTTCGTTCTCGTTGTTCCAGAACTGGATGATGTTGCCCTTGCGCGCGACCGCCTCGGCCAGGATCACGTCAAAGATCTCGGTCTGCGCTTCGGGTGTCTTGAAGGCGTCCAGCAACGGGCGGGGCAGCTTGCCCTCGGCCTCCAGCCAAAGGCCCAGGCCCACCAGGGCCGAATGGGCGCGCACGGTGGCCTTGCCCGCCGCAGCCTCTCCCCAGATGTCGCCATAGGAGGCGCTGCCGTATTCCAGCGGCATCTGGTCGCGGTCGAAGGCCACCGCCTCGGTCCCCCAGTCGGTGGGCACCTGATAGCGCTTGCCGTCCACGACCGCGCCCAGGTTGGTCGAGTTTTCCCAAGCCGAGGGCAGAACCTTTGCGACCTCGATCCTTGATTCGTCCAGCGGCTGGACCAGGCCATACTCGACATAGTTCGGCACCCGGTCCACGGTCGGCCAGATCAGATCGAAGCCTCCGCCATTGTTGGCGCGCAATTGGTTCAGCAGTTCGTCATTGGTGCCATAGCCCGTATAGTTCGGCTTGATTCCGGTTGCCTTTTCAAAGGCGCCCAGGATCTCGTCGTTCAGATAGCCTGCCCAGGCAAAGATGTTCAGCGTGCCCGCGCCTTGCGCCAGTCCCGGCCGCGCGATCCACGGCGCGGCCAGCGTCAGTCCCGCGGTTGCAGCCGCGCCCTTCAAAAGCCCGCGGCGATCAAGTCTGCTCATGTGTGGTCCCCCGATATGGCAGCCCCCCGGGGCGCCGGTCAATCGCCGCAAAGCATAGCCCTGCCGCGTGACAGGTCAAAGACTTGTATGATCTTGCACAAAAAAATCCGCGCGGCCCTATTGACGCGACAACAGGCTGGCAGGGCGCGACCGAGCCAGTCCCTGGGTGATCAACCCGGCCAGCACTGCCTTGATCATGTCGCCCGGAACAAAGGCCGTGACCAAGGCCGCGCATTCCGCCAAGGTCTTGCCCAGGGTGATCGACATTCCCACGATGCCAAAGGCATACATCACCACGATCCCCCCGATGACCGACGCAATGGCGACCGTCACCGCCAGCGGTGCGCCGCGCCAGCGTTCGACGATCAGCCCGGTCACGAAGGCCGCGACCGGCCAGCCCAGGAAGAACCCGGATGTCGGCGCGACGAAGGCCCCCAGCCCCCCGCGCCCGCCCGCCAGCAGCGGCAGGCCCAGCGCCACTAGCGCCATGAACAACAGCACGGCCAACGCGCCGCGTTTCGCGCCCAGGATCGCACCAGCCAGCATGACCCCCATGCTTTGCGCCGTGATCGGCACGCCAAAGGCGAGCGTCAGGCTGGGAATCAGCCCCAAGGCTGCGATCAGCGCGGCGAACAGCGCGATCCGGGTCATGTTGCGTTCCATTGTTTCAGCCCCTCCCCGGGCCTGTATCGGGCAGAATCCCGCCCCGCGCGCGCAAAGCTTCGGCGACATGATCGGCGTCGTCCAGCGCCAAGGCGGCCATCGGCATCACGATGCGCCAGCCCGGCTTTCTGCGCGACCGCGCACGCCAGGACATCGCCAGCCTTTGGCCGTTTTCCACCAGCATGGGGGTAAAGCGCAACACCATGGCAATGGCCAGTTCCACTGCACGGGTGGACAGGCCAAGGCGGCGCAAGGGCGTCAGCAGCCAGGTCAAAACGGCGATCATATCGGTCAAACGCGTGGTCATGGTCACGAAATTCGCCAGCGCCAGCGCGGCCAGCAGGCGCAGGGCGATGGCAAGGCCCGCCTGGACCTGCCCGGTTGCGCCATGCCACACGGCGATCAGCAGCAGAAACGGCCACAGCATCCGCAGATGGCGCGCGCCCTGTGCGGCAAAACCCGTGCCACCTGTCAGATACAGGATCACAACCGCCAGCATGGCCAGGGCCAGCCCCGCAGCGTCCAGCAGGAACAGGGCCATGGTCAGGCCGGACAGCGCCAGCAGCTTGACCCCCGCCGGGATGCGATGCGCCCAGGTTCTAGCCGGCGAGGTGAGAGAGATCATCAAGGGCCCCCCATTCCACCATCCGGCCTTCGAAGGCGGGAAGCACAGTCGCGGGCGGGCCATCGGCAACCAGGCGGCCTTCTTCCAGCCACAGGATACGGTCAAAGCCGCGCACCTGGGCGGGATCATGCGTGACCATCACCACCTGCGCGGCGATCCCGTCCAGATAGCGCATCAGTTGCAGCCGCGTCGGGATATCCAAGCCCGAGAACGGCTCGTCCATGACGATCACACGGGGCTGCATCGCCAACACCGACATCAGGCACAACAATTGCTTTTGCCCCTGCGACAAGCTGTGGGTGGCGGCATCGGCCCAATGTGCCTTGCCAAAACGCTCTAGCATGGCCTGTGCGGCAGCTTCGGCCTGACGTTGGGGCAGGCCTTGCTGGGCCAGGCCAAAAGCAAGTTCCTCGATCACGGTTGGAAAGATGATCTGGTGATCTGGATTCTGGAAAATGATTCCGACGGTTTTCAGTGCAGTCCGGCGATCCTGCGCCATGTCGATGCCGCCGATCCGGGCGGTTCCCGCATCCGGCGTAATCAGCCCGGCAATCACGCGCGCCAGCGTGGTCTTGCCCGAGCCGTTGCGCCCGACGATACCCACCCGCGCCTCGGTCACGCAGGCCGAGATGCCACTCAGGACAGGGCACCCGGCCAGGGTCACGCCGATGTCGCGCAGATCCACGCTCATCGCCCGCCGGTCCCCGGCCGTCCGTTGGTTCCTGCCGCCATGCCCAGCCCTTCGCCGCCTTGGCCTGCATCTGCCCCACAACGGCCCCGTCCCGCAAGACGCGCGTCACTGATAGCTGCGCACCAAGGCCCCCGCGATCATCGACCAGCCGTCCACGGCCACGAAAAAGGCCAGCTTGAAGGGCAAGGACACCACGACGGGCGGCACCATCATCATGCCCATCGACATCAGCACGGCCGATACCACCAGGTCGATGATCAGGAAGGGAAGCGCGATCAGAAAGCCGATTTCGAAAGCCCGCTGGATTTCGGACAGCATGAAGGACGGGATCAGCACCGACAACTGGGTGCTGCGGTCGCCGGAGCCGGGCGCGATCTCGGCCAGGCCCGCCAGGGTGTCGGGGTCGGTGCGGGCCGCCATGAAGTCCTGGAATGGCACGATTCCGCGCCGGATCGCCTCGCCCAGGGTGATGGTCCCGTCCTGCAGGGGCGCGCCCGCGACGGACCACGCCTCGCGCAGGACCGGGTCCATGATGAACCAGGTCAGGAACATCGCCAGGCTGACGATCAGCATATTGGGGGGCGAGGATTGCAGCCCGATCGACTGGCGCAGGATCGACAGCACGGTGACGATGAAGGGAAAGCAGGTCACGGTGATGGCGATGGCAGGCGCCAGCGACAGCGCCGTCAGTGCACCCACCAGCAGCACGGCGTTCTGGCCCAGGCCCTGCCCCACCTGCTCGGCGATCTGGCCCAGTTGATCCTGCGCCAGGACTGCCGTGGGCAGGACCACCAGCCCCGCCGCCAAAGCCGCGCGATGGATCATGCCGCGCCGGGGCCGGGCAGGATGCGCACGCACAGCCGATCCTCGGCGGTGGCGTCCGCCGTCAACTCGCCCCGCGCGATGACCTTGTCGCCCACGCAGATCTCGACGCCTTCGTCGATGGACTGATCCAGCAGCAGGATATCGTCGGGCCGCAGCGAGGAAAGCTGCGCGACGGTCTGGCGCGTGCGGCCCAACCGCACCGTCACCTCGACCTTGATGGCGTCGGTGTCGATCAGGTGGTTCAATGCGTCCATGATGTTTCGTCTCCCTCCGGTTTGGCCTCGTTGATTTCGGTCAGCAGCGCGCGGATGTCGCCCGCCAGGCGCGCCGGTTCCAGTTCGATCCGGCCGCCTTGCAGCGACAGGGAAATGCGGTCGGATTCGGTCGCGGTGACCTCGATCCCCGCCAGCCTGCAATCGGCCAGGCAGCGATCCACCATCGCGCGCAGCGACGGCCCGCAGGCGATGCTGGCGCGCAAGGGGGGGGCGGCTCGGGACAAGCGCAGCAATTCCTCGGTCAGCGCCTCTTCCAGGCGGCGCGACTGTGCGGCAGGGGCCAGGCAATCAAGGATCTGTGTCAGGATCGGGGCCAGGGCCTCGACCGCCTCGCGGCGCAGGTCGGCCCGGCGCGCCTCGTCATCGGCAAGCGCCCGGGCCAGGCGATCCAGGCCGGCGTTCAGGGTGCGGGCCTGTTCGTCGCCGTGGCGGGCCATGCCTTCGGCCAGCCCATCTGCAAAGGCCTGGTCCAGCGCCTCGCGGCTGAAGGTCAGGGCAGCGCCCTGCGCCGCCACCGCCGCGCTAAAGGATTCGAGTTTAAGTACCGCAAGGGTCACAGCGCATTCTCCTTGTTGTCGATCCAGCCGGTCAGGATCTTGACGCTTTCGTCATGGCGTTCCTTCATCATGCTGCGCAGCCGGGCGACCGGATCGACCGGGGGCAGCGCCAGTTGCTCGGGCGCGCGCGGCGGCGCGGGCGGAACCATGGGCTCCGGCATGACCTCGACCGTGGGCAGGATGGTGCCGGTCAGGGCGGGCGCGTCCAGCGCCGGGCGGCTGTTGTCCAGGGCGGGCCGGGCGCGGCCCTTCAGGACCGGGCGCAGCACCAGGAACACCAGCGCCAGGGCGAACAGCCCGATCAGCAGGATGCGCGCCAGCCCGTTCAGTTCCAGCCGGTCCATCCAGCCCGGCGCGGCAGAGGTGCCATCCTGTCCCAGGCCCGCAAAGGGCAGCGACTTGACGGTGATCTGGTCGCCCCGCGCCTCGTCAAAGCCCACGGCGGATGCCACCAGCTCGCGCAGCACGTCGAGTTCGCCCTCGCTGCGCGGCACCATCTGCACCTCGCCCCCGGCATTTTCCTCGGGAACGCCATTGACCAGCACCGCGACCGTCATGCGCCGGGTCGATCCCGGCTGGCGCGACACCTCGCGGGTCACGCGGGTCACTTCGTAATTGGCCTGCTGGCGGGTTTCCTGGCGGTTCGCCTCGGACTTGTCACCCTGGGCCTGGTCGCCATCGGGCAGGTTCGAGGCCGCCGTGACCGCGCCCGTTCCGGTCGAGTTGCTCTGGTCGGTGGTTTCCTCGGTCACCTGGGAAATCAGCGCGCGGCTGTCGGGGTCGAAGCGCTGTTCGGTCAGCATCTCGGTTTCCGTGACCACGTCCAGGTTCAACTCGACAATGGCGTTGCCGATGCCGACATGAGGCTCCAGGATGCGTTGGACGTTGCGCTTCATCTCGGCCGCGCGGTCCGCGCCTGCCTCATCCTCTCCGGCGGCGACGATGCCATGCTGGGCGTCGATGACCGTGACCGATTCGGGCGTCATGCCCGGCACACCCGACGAGATCAGGTATTTCAGCGCCGCCGCCTGCTCGCGGCTGACCCCCTCGCCGTTGGTGGCGATGGTGACGGACGCGCTGCCCTGGCCGTCGCGGCGGTATCCGCGCCCGCTCTCGATGGCCAGGTGGACCCGCGCGGTCTTCACATTGGGCAGGGCCAGGATCGTCCGGGCCAATTCGCCTTCCTTGGCGCGCCAATAGGCGGCGTCGAACATCTGCGACGTGGTGCCGAAACCAGACATCCCGTCCAGCAGCTCGTAGCCCGCGCCCCCCGCAGCGGGCAGGCCCTGGGCTGCCAGATCCATGCGCAGCTTGTCGCGGCTGGCGGCATCGACCCAGATCGAATCGCCACGCACCTCGTAGGGCACGCCCGAACGCTCGATCCCGGCCACGACCTCGCCCGCCTGGGCGGCATCAAGGCCGCCGTAAAGCAGGCTCATCGAGGGCCGGTTCGCCACCCAGGCAAAGCCCGCGATGGCCAGGAATGTCGTCAGAAACGCCGCCACCAGGATGGCTTTCTGTTGTGAGCTTCGCTCTGTCCAATAGTCCTGCAATTTTTGCAAAACCGGCCCTTTCGAATCAGCGTCAGGTTCCTCGTGTCCCGGTGTTGATGACATGGGCGTCGTTAAGATTTGGTTAGTCGCAGGGTGCTAATTCCGTCTTGTCACGACGGAGAATCACCATGACCGATGCGACCGCGAATCTGGCAGCCGACCCACCTGCCAAGGCATCCGGCAAGAAAAAGCTGATCCCGATCCTGGCCGCCCTGGCCTTCGCGGGGGGCGGCTTTGCCTCGACCTATCTGGGGTTGTGGTCGCCCGCTGCGATCATGGCCTCCAAGGAGGAAGCCCCCAAGGCACCGGCGGTGGTGTTCGTGACGGTTCCCACCGTCGACCTGATCATCCCCGGCGGATCGGGACAAAGCCTGGTTCTCGCGGCCAGCCTGGAAACCAACAGCGCCCATCAGGCCGAGGTCGCGCATCTGATGCCGCGCGTGTCCGACGCCTTCACCAGCTTCCTGTCGGGCATCGACCCCGCCGCCTATGACAAGCGCGGCGTCCTGGAGATCATCCGGGCCGAGCTGCTGGCGCGCACCCGCTATGTCCTGGGCGAGGACGCCATCAAGGATCTGCTGATCACGGAGTTTCGCTTCAAATGACACTGGACCATGTCTTTCAGGCCGCCCTGCTGGCCGCATCCCTGGGCCTCGGCGCCTTTTGCCTGATCCTGTCGCGCCGCCTGCGCAGGCTCAACAACCTGGAAACCGGCCTGGGCGGCGCCATCGCCATCATGGCGTCCGAAGTGGACCGCCTGGACCGCGCGATCCGCGAGGCCAAGGACGAAGCCACGGCGGCAGGCCGGGCGCTGTCGGCGGAAATCGCATCCGCGCGCAAGGAACGCGCGTTGTGGGATCTGCGCCAGAAGATCACCCAGGCCCAGGCGCCTGCCGCCCAGCCCGCGCCCGTCATCCCCATGCGCCGGTTGCGCAAGCGGGTGGTTAACGGCGATGCGTAAATCGATCCTGACCGCGCTTACGCTGGCCTTTGCCGTCCCTGCCGGGGCCGCGATCTGGCAGGCTGGGGATGTGTCGCGCTTTTTCGCGGCCTCCGCCAGTTCCGGCGACCTGCTGCAAGGCTGCACCGACGTGCCAGAAGCCGTGGCGCTTGCGACCGAACTGCGCGACCGCGCGCTGCGGATCGAACGCTACATGGAGGCGATGGACACCCGCAAGGCCGAGATCGCCACCGCCGAGGCCGCGCTGCGTGCCCGCGCCACCGAACTGCGCCAGCAGAAATCCGGCATCCAGTCGCGCCGCGACGGCGCGTCCCAAGCCGTGCGTGCGGATATCGACCGCCTAGTCGCCGTATACGACCAGATGAAGCCGGCCGAGGCCGCGGCAGTGCTGACCAACCTGCCCCCCGATTTCGCCGCCGAGATCCTGATGCGCGTCCAGCCGGAAACCGGCGCCCGCATCATCGCGGCGGTCGAGCCGCGCCAGGCTGCCCTGCTGACCGCCCAGATGGGCGCCCGCAGCGTCCAGAACGACTGAAGGAGAAAGCCATGTTCGGCATCGTCGGAATCGTCGTTACCTTCGCCATGGTCTTTGGCGGCTATATCCTGGCCGGGGGCAAGATGGGGGTGATCACGCACTCGCTGCCCTTCGAGATGATGATGATCGGCGGCGCGGCCATCGGATCCTATCTGCTGTCCAACGACGGCCATACGCTGAAACACACGCCCGGCGGCATCATCCAGGCCTTCAAGGGATCGAAATGGAAGGAATCCGACCATCAGGACGTGCTGTGCCTGATGTTCCAGTTGCTCAAGATCGCGCGCGAAAACCCCGTGGCCCTGGAGCAGCATATCGAGAACCCGACCGAATCGCCCATCTTCACGGCCTATCCCCGGCTTCTGGCCGATCACGAGGTCGTCTCGCTGATCGCGGACACGCTGCGGTCGGCCAGCCTGAACTATGACGATCCCTATCAGGTCGAGGATATGCTGTCGCGCCGCCTGGCAGGCCTGCGCGAGGACGCGATGCACGTGCCGCACGCGCTGCAAACCATGGCCGACGCCCTGCCCGCGCTTGGGATCGTCGCAGCCGTCTTGGGGGTCATCAAGACCATGAGCGCGATCGACCAGCCGCCCGCCGTGCTGGGCGGCATGATCGGCGGCGCCCTGGTCGGCACCTTCCTGGGGGTGTTCTTGGCCTATGGTTTCGTGGCGCCCCTGGCAGGCAGGCTGGGCGGCGTCATCAAGCAGGATCTGGCCTT harbors:
- the motA gene encoding flagellar motor stator protein MotA; the protein is MFGIVGIVVTFAMVFGGYILAGGKMGVITHSLPFEMMMIGGAAIGSYLLSNDGHTLKHTPGGIIQAFKGSKWKESDHQDVLCLMFQLLKIARENPVALEQHIENPTESPIFTAYPRLLADHEVVSLIADTLRSASLNYDDPYQVEDMLSRRLAGLREDAMHVPHALQTMADALPALGIVAAVLGVIKTMSAIDQPPAVLGGMIGGALVGTFLGVFLAYGFVAPLAGRLGGVIKQDLAFFDVIKSVLIAGLHQHATTLCVEVGRQTVPDHVRPSFNTLEAALRDLKKAA